Below is a window of Cytobacillus firmus DNA.
TCCGCATGGGCAATGGTTCTGGTCTCCCAATGCTCCACGAGAGCCTCTGCAGCAATCCCGCACTCCTTCTCTCTGCCTTCACGATCCAGTTTAACGAGCACTTCAGTGAGATCGCGGCCTTCCGTATAATACCCGTCATGAATGGATTGGTGTGAATAATGGTTTTTTAACGCTGGGCCTGCCAACAATAATTCCTCCTTGTAAAGGAAAAAGAAAGGCTGTATCACGATGAAGCCTTTCCGCTCCTTATTTCTTTTAGCGCTTAGTTACATCCTGATTTTTAGCAGGCGACATTTTCCGATACACAAGATATCTCCTTTTCAGATAAGCCAAAGGCAGGCTCCACACATGAACCAGCCTTGTAAATGGCCAGATGGCAAATAGGACAAATGCCAGCAATACATGTGCCTGGAAGCCGATCGGCGCTCCGATCATATAGGCGGGATCCGGGTTAAAGGTTAAAAGCCCTCTAAACCATGGGCCAATGGTCACCCTGTAATCGAAATCCCCTCCGGATGCCGTGTATCCGACTGTGTTGGTAAAACCGACGATGACCACAATGCCAAGCATAACGAGTGATAGCCAGTCTTTGAATTGGCTGTTCACTTTAATCCGTTTTACGGATGCACGTCTTGCAAATAGCAATGCACCGCCGATTACGCAAATGACTCCAGCCGCTCCGCCAAACCAGACGGCGCCAAAATGATACATATGCTCCGTAATCCCCACAGTATCGTAGAATACTTTAGGTATCAATACGCCTGCTACATGACCGAAAAACACGAAGACAATGCCCCAATGGAACAGAATGCTGCCCCATTTAAGCTTTTTCTTTTCCAGGAATTCACTTGATTTAGCCGACCAGCCAAACTGGTCTGTATTGTAACGGTA
It encodes the following:
- the narI gene encoding respiratory nitrate reductase subunit gamma; the encoded protein is MSSLDLFLWVIFPYICLTIFVLGHIYRYNTDQFGWSAKSSEFLEKKKLKWGSILFHWGIVFVFFGHVAGVLIPKVFYDTVGITEHMYHFGAVWFGGAAGVICVIGGALLFARRASVKRIKVNSQFKDWLSLVMLGIVVIVGFTNTVGYTASGGDFDYRVTIGPWFRGLLTFNPDPAYMIGAPIGFQAHVLLAFVLFAIWPFTRLVHVWSLPLAYLKRRYLVYRKMSPAKNQDVTKR